The window TCCTTCAGAAGGCGGCGTACGATtgcgacgccgtcaaggtgCTCGGCAGGCTCCTGAAGCGAGCGTACAGGCCGGTGCCGGAGAGCAACCTGCCCAAGCACTggtccgccgacggcgacacgGGCATggacgtcgaggaagcgtCGAGCGCGAATCGACTGGGCGAGTCCGGTCAGGATCCCCTGCTCAGCCACCGCGTCAAGCTGCGGGAAGGCTCGCTAAAGGCCATCGGCTCCCTGTCGGCGGGCAAGGAGGATTACCGGAAagcgctcgtcgccgaagaCGTCGTCCCCTACGTCGTCGAGTCCCTCTGCGAGTTCCCGAGGAAGCCACGGCCGGCCAAGGAGAGGCCGAAGGAGAaggccggcagcggcggcggcggcggcggcggcggcgaggcggcgaggaagggaccgtcggccgcgtaCGGCACGAACcccgtctccgtcctcgtcgccgcctgccacGTTGTCAGGGTGCTGGCCCGTTCGGTCAGCGTCCTGCgcaccgccctcgtcgactaCGGCGTCGCGCTGCCGATATTCCGCTTCATGACGCACGACGACGTGAGCGTCCGGatcgcggcgacggcgacggtcatcaacctcgtcgtcgaggtcagTCCGGTTCGCGAGGTACGTTTGGCCCGGCCCGGCCCCCATTTCTTTCCCCTTTTTCGTCGGACGCGACAGGCACGCGAGCGACGCGgacgcgacggcggccgagacggcgacaGTCTGCTGACGGGGTGGCAGCTTTTGACGGAGCACGGCGTCATGAAGGTCCTCTGCGAGCACGCCCACTCGGACAACCCGGCGCTGCGTCTCCACGCTCTGTGGGCGCTCAAGCACtttgtcgacgccgtcggacCGGACCTCAAGAAAGCCagcctcgagcagctcgagccgGGGTGGCTCGCGCAGCTGATATGCGACGACACGCAGGATGCGGCGCTGCACAGCGCGAGGTtcaaggagacgacgggcgacgacgacctcgacgaggacatGGGCGTGcaggcgtcggccgagacgttCCGCTGGCAGTTTGGGAGCAACGGTTCGAtgcgcgagctcgacgcgtCGCGCTCGACGCGCATGCGCCAGGCCGAGGACAGGCTCTCGGCGAtccgcgaggccgagctcaaCCCGGTGCGGCGGGCGCGGAGCGACGACATTGCGATCCAGGAGCAGGGCCTCGACTTTATCCGCAACCTCATCGGACGGCCCGAGACGGGGACGCTGTCGGAGACGCCGAGCGAGACGACGGAGATGATCGACCACCTCTTCCGCGAGCTCGGGCAGGATCGGCTGTTCGAGATGCTCGCGTCGAAGCTCCGGTCGAGGATGCTGCACCCCTTCTCGCggcggacgtcgacgtcgggccgGGACCAGCGCGTCCTGCACCCGCAGGCGAAGATTATCGTCGCCGTGCTCTACATCCTCGTGCACATGGCGGCGAGCATCCCGCGGCACCGCCAGCTCGTCATCGCGCAGACGGATCTCCTGAAGCTGCTGGCGCAGCAGGCGAGCAGCAAGGACAGGGAGGTGCGCATCGCGCTGTGCCACCTCGTCATCAACCTCACGtggcgcgacgacgacggcgagggccagcAGTGCACGGCGCGGGCGCACGAGCTCAAGAGGCTCGGCTTCCACTCCAAGATGGAGACGCTCACGCACCAGGACAGAGACCTCGACGTCAGGGAGAGggccaagacggcggcgTTCCAGATGGAGCAGATGACGTACTAGCACGTCgcgtcgcggccggcggcgggatggACCTGGGCGAGCCGGACACGAGCGACGCGAGCGGTGCCTTTGAGGGGACGGAAGACACGGGCGGcgagaggcgacggcgaggtggtcgagcaggccggccgGCGCGAACCGAGCCCGCATGCACACGGAGCAGGGCAGGGCGGGCCGCGACGATGGGACGGACGGAcccctctccgtcgtcgacgcagcagggcaggaggagcaggcgccGACAGCCGACAGGTCAGGACGACGCAGACGACTCTGGCGATCAAGAGCAGCACGCAGCCTACAGATAGTACCGAGCACGCACCGTCCACACTccatggccacggccacgtACCCTGTTCTCTCGTCGTCTTTGTTTCGCGCTCACGAaacctccctcccccctccccccctttCCATCCAGACTGCCAAGAATACGGTCAGTCACCCGTCTCGGGCAACACGGCATCCGCAGGACGAAAGCGTGCGAGTCTGAACGAacgaggcgccgccgacggacgacgacgatgctgccAACAAGATGTCGACCGAACCGACCGACCTCCTTTTCCCACCTGGGCTGCGGTTTCCGTGCTCGAATCCACGTCGAGGAAAGGGGCATGGGACGGACGGGCTTGACGGATGGGTCAGCGTCAGGAAACAACGGGTCCGCGGCCCAAGGTCCCGTCTGCTGGGCGAGACGAGGTCCGTCTCCTCCCGCAGGAGGCAGGCTCGGTGCTCGGTGCCGCGGTGATGGTTTGGGACAGGGGGTGCGAGGGAGGGGCGTCGCGAAAcagagggagagggggggggctcTCGGTCGGATGCTTTCTCGGCATCACATGCAGGGTCGCTTCTCGAAACAAAGCACGTACGCAGTGCCCGTctgggagggagggggggagggacaGGGTTGGGCTCATGCATGCTGTACGCGTAGTACCTGCCTACCGGCTTTCCGGCATGGCTAATTACTCGCTCGCCTACGCAGTGTCCGTATCTGCCGGGGCTCGTTCGACGGCAGACTCGACATGGGACAAGCCGGGCAGGGCACTCGGTGCGGCCAGCCCGATTTCCACGACAGGCAAGGATGCGCCGGCGAGACGAAGGAACGGCGACGGGGGCAGCACGCAATACATCAAGACTGACGGTTCCAGCGTGCCGGGACCCGTCCGcatgggtgggtgggtgggctGAGGTGGGAGGAAGGGAGGGCCGTCGGTCCCAGTCCATGCTGTTGGGTCCGAGTCGACGAGTCGAGAAGGGATCTCGATCATCCCATTCTCTGCTGATGGCTGCCGAGGGGTCCCGAAAGCTCCTGACGGCTCGTCGCGAGGCTCGGcgagacgaggcgaggctcGGCGAGGCGACTGTTGGGGGGGCGTGGAGGAGgggacgtcgacgtcacgccggcctcgacgggctGCCCACCGACTCTCGCTCGCCACCAAGGGCGGCCGCTAGCGAGGCCCGGCGGGCGTGGCAGGCTTGGTCCTCTCTCGTACCGTCTCGTGCCGACCTACACCTTCGTGCTGCAGGTGTGGCGACGGGCACAaagcatggcggcggcaagccAGCGTGGGTGGCGAGACCGGCGGATGAGATGGTGAAGGAGGTGCACAGCGTGTCGGGCGTGACCAGCCAGCCAGTGGTCGGAGGGACGAAATAGAGCCAACATGGCTGCAACAAGGTGTGGGACGCTAGGGATTCTGCGCCAGTCCCAAAGGAGAAAATggaagtacaagtacaaggcTGCGACTAGTTCtaggacgaggaggggagaTTGAACGACGCTTGACTCGTCCGTCATCGGGGCGCCTTGTTCGTTCCGTGGCTGTGGATCGTCACTCGGCTTCGACTGATTCAACGGCGACCGGGCGGCCGGGACCAATCGGACCGTTACTGCAGCTGGTGCGGCTGAAACTGGCGATTGTCCATCATGACAGTTTGCCGATATGCGCGTTCGGCAATCAGTCAGCTGCGGGCGGTCCATCCATCCGGGTCCATCCATCCGGCCATCTACAAGCAGTAAGGACGAGCACTAGTAATGCTTGTGACGGCGGTCCATGGTCATGGTGGACGGTGGCAATGCGGTACCGGTACGGAACGAACGGGTCCGagtccaagtacggaggaataCATGCAATCAGTAGACGGGGCGCCAGGTAAAGTGCAGCAAGTAGAGTAAGTAGAGTAAGtaggagtaagtacggagtatagtaagtatagtatgtagagtaagtatagtatgtagagtaagtatagtatgtagagtaagtatagtatgtagagtaagtatagtaagtagagtaagtatagtaagtagagtaagtatagtaagtagagtaagtataataagtagAGTAAGtagagtaagtacggagtatacttggtaagtatagtatgtaaagtaagtatagtaagcagagtaagtacagtatagcaagtacaataagtatagtacttaagtgcagtgagtatagtaagtacactAAGCatagtaagtatagtaagtactccgtacagcaagtaagtacttgcttgtaccaTGCGCTGCGCTGCGCTGCTAGCAGCACGGTACGTACCGACCAGCCCAGGCGCGCGCGAGTACTTGCGAGTACCTGCCGTGCCCCCAGGGTGTAGGCGGATGTGGGCGGGCCTGCGCGCCGGGCTCGGTACTGGCTGGTACTTGGGCGGAGGGCGTGTACCGGTACTTTGTGTCCGGCACTCGTGCTTCGTCATCGGTTCTCGGCCCTCGCGTAAATGCGTTCGGAGGCGCGATGCATGCTCCTAGGCGCCGACCGAGCAACCAGCGTTCAACCTTGGTTCGTGCCGGTCAGCCAACGACGAGGCAAGAACGAACGAGCCGGCCAACCGATCAACCAGCCGACCAATCAGCCGACCAATCAGCCGACCAATCAGCCGACCAACCAGCCGACCAACCAGCCGACCAACCAGCCGACCAACCAGCCGACCGGCCGACGGATGAACCAACCAATCTCGCCACCAACCTCTGCGGGCACGGAGCAGGACGCGGCAGCACTTGTAGGTACCTGCGGCGCAGGTCAGAGCGGTACCTTGTGCCTCGTGGCTCCCAGGTACCCTCTCTCCTgctcgtacacctacagtaaaGTACATGGCGGGATCGTCGTGCTGTGGGAATGGGCAACTGCCGCTGCCAACCTACCACTCTGCCCACTTCGTACCGACATgaacttgtacatgtacacgcgtAGGGAGTACTAGGAATGACGAGCCCACCAACCGTTCGGGGGCCAGCTTGGTGCAATGGCCGTGACGGCACAGCACCCGGTCAGTACCAAAGCAACCAGAGAATGTGTGCAATGCGTGCCGGCACATGTGCGGCACCTCGGGACGATGGATGACGGTGGCGTGCTGGATTCACGTCAGGTTTGTTCTCTCGTTCCTGCGAGCGACGCCATTTCTGCCACGCAAAGCCTCGGCCATTTGTCATTGTCCGCATGCATGCGGTGGCCAAGCAGGCCCGTCGTCCTGTCCGGCACATCACACCTCCTCGCCATGACGCAAGATGGAAGGCTGTGCACTCGGCGTTCCGCATCGATGCTTGATCGTTCGGCGCTCGTTCTCGGGCGCAACATGGCCGTCCAACCTCCCGACGCTTCCCGGGCGGGAATCCGCCCAGGCGCCGTGGGGTTGCTGATGGGCGTGCCAGCATCACCAGGCATGCAGACTACCTCTTTGCTGGCCATGTTCTTCTTCTCTTGGCCTCGGGGGCTGCATCCATCCACGCTCCCTCCCGCCTGGCGTCGAGAGAAgagtcgtcgttgccggccCACGACGAGTCCCGGCCCCCTCCTTCCTCCCTCCGCTGACGGTCGCTTCCTTTGTGCCTGCCTACGTAACACGTACCCATTCGTATCAAGGAAGGAGGCGAGAGAGGCTTCGGTTAGATGCAACACGTGGCGGATCCGCATCGTCAAACGAGGGGCTCGAGCGGGAGGAGGAACGACTGGCGCGCTGGCATATGGGCGAGAACCAAGAAGTCGGTGCTCGGTATCGAACACAGGCAGGCGCAAGGCGCAGCACGCCTGACAACCAAacatgctgccgccgccgtcgtaggtacatgcacgcaccGCACGCTCGTGACGGATTGTCCCGTCCTCTGTCTTCCTCGACCCACGGCGTTCCGCCACTCTCCGTGCGACGCCGATACTGGGGATGCGTAGACGGCCGTGATGGACCtcgt of the Drechmeria coniospora strain ARSEF 6962 chromosome 01, whole genome shotgun sequence genome contains:
- a CDS encoding armadillo repeat protein, which translates into the protein MAPPQSSPILAQLRSAKTQAEQTAALQALKNEIVGHIQKKEAWIAVGVLEPIVSALCPSRPSCKPNGKDACLQLLSRPLSEEDGVKLQALQLVASFANGTPSPLARLPPYARAAAAARSPPFSNQAILDAPGGPPFLAPLHAARVVPAVLANLSPHANPPQIVAAVLKVLTDIADAAALAPKSSPLHIHGLADHVFSPQHVESLNLILSISSSRHLLQSQVALVSGLVSRLCRHERHQHALAAAGILDSLATQLTSFAVRDGLVVPGAEELAYQDGLYEVFPEPACAGAKMGPILEAVAAVVGESRYRANRLVNSPAILAGFPAVKLEETKNDGRGPRQAPVTAMECILPAMPVATARNASGTHPSSSKPDRSDSRTPSRTSSRRNLSSFSAAGDSPRTQAHASNGDATTTTTTTTTTTTTAAAEDVECPLLPWLIHLVRTLSEHDRLMAAAVLAALFKAGLGRKGVRETSIGLLVVPILVSMIAKSDKEGDDADVPATAAQRLVLETAPAILARLVADSEFLQKAAYDCDAVKVLGRLLKRAYRPVPESNLPKHWSADGDTGMDVEEASSANRLGESGQDPLLSHRVKLREGSLKAIGSLSAGKEDYRKALVAEDVVPYVVESLCEFPRKPRPAKERPKEKAGSGGGGGGGGEAARKGPSAAYGTNPVSVLVAACHVVRVLARSVSVLRTALVDYGVALPIFRFMTHDDVSVRIAATATVINLVVEVSPVREVRLARPGPHFFPLFRRTRQARERRGRDGGRDGDSLLTGWQLLTEHGVMKVLCEHAHSDNPALRLHALWALKHFVDAVGPDLKKASLEQLEPGWLAQLICDDTQDAALHSARFKETTGDDDLDEDMGVQASAETFRWQFGSNGSMRELDASRSTRMRQAEDRLSAIREAELNPVRRARSDDIAIQEQGLDFIRNLIGRPETGTLSETPSETTEMIDHLFRELGQDRLFEMLASKLRSRMLHPFSRRTSTSGRDQRVLHPQAKIIVAVLYILVHMAASIPRHRQLVIAQTDLLKLLAQQASSKDREVRIALCHLVINLTWRDDDGEGQQCTARAHELKRLGFHSKMETLTHQDRDLDVRERAKTAAFQMEQMTY